A genomic stretch from Streptomyces venezuelae ATCC 10712 includes:
- a CDS encoding Rne/Rng family ribonuclease: MLESNEDTNAPGDKLPPRRRRRAASRPAGPPVTGATAEPTEITETTAAAEAPAVEAAPAEAEAPAPRTRRRATRKATAPAGAPAAEETPEPVVETAAAPAEAVEEAPEAAPARPRRRATRKATSPVTSPAAAEETAETTVAAEAPAAEAPAVEAAPAEAEAPAPRTRRRATRKATAPAGAPAVEETVVEAPAAAPVAEAVEETAAPAPRTRRRATRQAASPEAAAETAVTGESLPSSTVAQIAAEETEVTAAETAATRGRGRRRATSPQFTSEPAPAREPRGRAARPSVAVFQAPVFTEPMFQTPETAAAAAAAAVEPEDEELVEETEAAPAEAVEAPEPVETGSRRRRRRRGEPVAVEPVPATVADEPEVEAVADEIEGDEDTAAAEAEESDEYEDRPSRRRRRGGRRRRRGELTEAEESEEGEEPRSDDSDETEETEDGEEEHEEAEAFGGGSSSSRRRRRRRRRSGDASADVEGADEEGVRTVVKVREPRPAREKAEPGTGADEVQSIKGSTRLEAKKQRRREGREQGRRRVPIITEAEFLARREAVERVMVVRQSGERTQIGVLEDNVLVEHYVNKEQATSYVGNVYLGKVQNVLPSMEAAFVDIGKGRNAVLYAGEVNFEALGMGNGPRRIETALKSGQSVLVQVTKDPIGHKGARLTSQVSLPGRYLVYVPEGSMTGISRKLPDTERARLKTILKKIVPEDAGVIVRTAAEGASEDELRRDVERLQAQWEDIQKKAKSGNAPTLLYGEPDMTVRVVRDIFNEDFSKVIVSGDEAWETIHGYVHHVAPDLTDRLSKWTSEVDVFATYRIDEQLMKALDRKVWLPSGGSLVIDKTEAMIVVDVNTGKFTGQGGNLEETVTRNNLEAAEEIVRQLRLRDLGGIVVIDFIDMVLESNRDLVLRRLLECLGRDRTKHQVAEVTSLGLVQMTRKRVGQGLLESFSETCVHCNGRGVIVHMEQPTTAGGGGGGKRSKKRGRGGAEHVHEHEHAEAPEALEAAETETEAEVAAELAAPVALPEPIGADEELYGSVAEAEAAATRGRGRRRATRRVSAPVATRPVVETEAVDFEPTPKAEPTPEPVATPEPVAEPVVEAVVETVTAPVAEPVAEEAAPAPRGRRRATRRATSPVVSTSEPAAAPVVVEPVVEAAPEPEPVVAPEPAAEAVAEPVAEPVVEDAPVAAPPRARRRVVRKATAPAGSPSGAEEAAVVVVTTAPAEAPAEAATEAEAEAEPAPVKKTAARKTAAKKTTAKKAATKKTAATKKTAAKKTTAKKAPAKKAAEKTAAPAQD, from the coding sequence ATGCTCGAGTCCAACGAAGACACCAATGCCCCCGGTGACAAGCTGCCGCCGCGCCGCAGGCGCCGCGCCGCTTCCCGCCCCGCCGGTCCGCCGGTGACCGGCGCCACCGCGGAGCCCACCGAGATCACCGAGACCACGGCGGCCGCCGAGGCTCCCGCCGTGGAGGCCGCCCCGGCCGAGGCCGAGGCCCCCGCGCCGCGGACCCGCCGCCGCGCCACCCGCAAGGCCACCGCACCGGCCGGCGCGCCCGCCGCCGAGGAGACCCCGGAGCCGGTCGTGGAGACCGCCGCCGCTCCGGCCGAGGCCGTCGAGGAGGCCCCCGAGGCCGCCCCGGCCCGTCCGCGCCGCCGTGCCACCCGTAAGGCCACCTCGCCGGTGACCTCCCCGGCCGCCGCCGAGGAGACCGCCGAGACCACGGTGGCCGCCGAGGCCCCCGCCGCCGAGGCCCCCGCCGTGGAGGCCGCCCCGGCCGAGGCCGAGGCCCCCGCGCCGCGGACCCGCCGCCGCGCCACCCGCAAGGCCACCGCACCGGCCGGGGCGCCCGCCGTCGAGGAGACCGTCGTCGAGGCGCCCGCCGCCGCGCCCGTCGCCGAGGCCGTGGAGGAGACCGCCGCGCCCGCGCCGCGGACCCGCCGCCGCGCCACCCGTCAGGCCGCCTCGCCCGAGGCCGCCGCCGAGACCGCCGTCACCGGCGAGTCGCTGCCCTCCTCGACCGTCGCGCAGATCGCCGCCGAGGAGACCGAGGTCACCGCCGCCGAGACCGCCGCCACCCGTGGCCGCGGCCGCCGTCGCGCGACCTCCCCCCAGTTCACCTCCGAGCCGGCCCCGGCCCGCGAGCCGCGCGGCCGTGCCGCGCGTCCCTCCGTCGCCGTCTTCCAGGCACCGGTCTTCACCGAGCCGATGTTCCAGACCCCGGAGACGGCCGCCGCGGCCGCCGCCGCCGCGGTGGAGCCGGAGGACGAGGAGCTCGTCGAGGAGACGGAGGCCGCCCCGGCCGAGGCCGTGGAGGCCCCCGAGCCCGTCGAGACCGGCTCCCGCCGTCGTCGTCGCCGTCGCGGCGAGCCCGTCGCCGTCGAGCCCGTCCCGGCCACCGTCGCCGACGAGCCCGAGGTCGAGGCCGTCGCCGACGAGATCGAGGGCGACGAGGACACCGCGGCCGCCGAGGCCGAGGAGTCGGACGAGTACGAGGACCGCCCGTCCCGCCGTCGCCGTCGTGGCGGCCGTCGCCGCCGTCGCGGTGAGCTCACCGAGGCCGAGGAGTCCGAGGAGGGCGAGGAGCCGCGCTCCGACGACTCCGACGAGACCGAGGAGACCGAGGACGGCGAGGAGGAGCACGAGGAGGCCGAGGCCTTCGGCGGCGGCTCCAGCAGCTCCCGCCGCCGTCGCCGTCGCCGCCGTCGCAGCGGGGACGCCTCCGCCGACGTCGAGGGCGCCGACGAGGAAGGCGTCCGCACGGTCGTCAAGGTCCGCGAGCCCCGCCCGGCCCGCGAGAAGGCCGAGCCCGGCACCGGCGCCGACGAGGTCCAGTCCATCAAGGGCTCGACCCGCCTCGAGGCCAAGAAGCAGCGCCGCCGCGAGGGCCGCGAGCAGGGCCGCCGCCGCGTCCCGATCATCACCGAGGCCGAGTTCCTGGCCCGCCGCGAGGCCGTCGAGCGCGTCATGGTCGTCCGCCAGAGCGGCGAGCGCACCCAGATCGGCGTCCTGGAAGACAACGTGCTCGTCGAGCACTACGTCAACAAGGAGCAGGCCACCTCGTACGTCGGCAACGTCTACCTGGGCAAGGTCCAGAACGTCCTGCCGTCCATGGAGGCCGCCTTCGTCGACATCGGCAAGGGCCGCAACGCCGTCCTGTACGCCGGTGAGGTCAACTTCGAGGCGCTCGGCATGGGCAACGGCCCGCGCCGCATCGAGACCGCCCTCAAGTCCGGCCAGTCGGTCCTCGTCCAGGTGACGAAGGACCCGATCGGCCACAAGGGCGCCCGTCTGACCAGCCAGGTCTCCCTGCCGGGCCGCTACCTCGTGTACGTCCCCGAGGGCTCGATGACCGGCATCAGCCGCAAGCTCCCGGACACCGAGCGCGCCCGTCTCAAGACCATCCTCAAGAAGATCGTCCCCGAGGACGCGGGCGTCATCGTGCGCACCGCCGCCGAGGGCGCGAGCGAGGACGAGCTGCGCCGTGACGTCGAGCGACTGCAGGCGCAGTGGGAGGACATCCAGAAGAAGGCGAAGAGCGGCAACGCCCCGACGCTGCTCTACGGCGAGCCGGACATGACCGTCCGGGTCGTCCGCGACATCTTCAACGAGGACTTCTCCAAGGTCATCGTCAGCGGTGACGAGGCGTGGGAGACCATCCACGGCTACGTCCACCACGTCGCCCCGGACCTGACCGACCGCCTGTCCAAGTGGACGAGCGAGGTCGACGTCTTCGCGACGTACCGGATCGACGAGCAGCTGATGAAGGCGCTCGACCGCAAGGTCTGGCTGCCCAGCGGCGGCTCGCTGGTGATCGACAAGACCGAGGCGATGATCGTCGTCGACGTCAACACCGGCAAGTTCACCGGCCAGGGCGGCAACCTCGAAGAGACCGTGACGAGGAACAACCTCGAAGCGGCCGAGGAGATCGTGCGCCAGCTGCGCCTCCGTGACCTCGGCGGCATCGTCGTCATCGACTTCATCGACATGGTCCTGGAGTCCAACCGCGACCTTGTCCTGCGTCGCCTCCTGGAGTGCCTGGGCCGGGACCGGACCAAGCACCAGGTGGCCGAGGTCACCTCGCTGGGCCTGGTGCAGATGACCCGCAAGCGGGTCGGCCAGGGCCTCCTCGAGTCCTTCTCGGAGACCTGCGTCCACTGCAACGGCCGCGGTGTCATCGTGCACATGGAGCAGCCGACCACCGCCGGTGGCGGTGGCGGCGGCAAGCGCTCGAAGAAGCGCGGCCGCGGCGGCGCCGAGCACGTCCACGAGCACGAGCACGCCGAGGCGCCGGAGGCCCTGGAGGCCGCCGAGACCGAGACCGAGGCCGAGGTCGCCGCCGAACTGGCCGCCCCGGTCGCCCTGCCCGAGCCGATCGGCGCGGACGAGGAGCTGTACGGCTCCGTCGCCGAGGCGGAGGCGGCCGCCACGCGCGGCCGTGGCCGCCGTCGCGCCACCCGCCGGGTGTCCGCGCCGGTCGCCACGCGGCCGGTGGTGGAGACCGAGGCGGTCGACTTCGAGCCGACGCCGAAGGCCGAGCCGACGCCGGAGCCGGTGGCGACGCCGGAGCCGGTCGCCGAGCCGGTCGTCGAGGCGGTCGTCGAGACCGTCACGGCGCCGGTCGCCGAGCCGGTGGCCGAGGAGGCCGCCCCGGCCCCGCGCGGCCGTCGCCGGGCCACCCGCCGGGCGACCTCCCCGGTCGTCTCGACCTCGGAGCCGGCCGCCGCGCCGGTCGTCGTCGAGCCGGTCGTCGAGGCCGCCCCGGAGCCGGAGCCCGTCGTGGCGCCGGAGCCGGCCGCCGAGGCCGTCGCCGAGCCGGTCGCCGAGCCCGTGGTGGAGGACGCCCCCGTGGCCGCCCCGCCGCGTGCCCGCCGCCGGGTGGTCCGTAAGGCCACCGCTCCCGCCGGTTCGCCCTCGGGCGCCGAGGAGGCGGCCGTCGTCGTGGTGACCACGGCCCCGGCCGAGGCTCCCGCGGAGGCCGCCACCGAGGCCGAGGCCGAGGCCGAGCCCGCCCCCGTCAAGAAGACGGCGGCGCGCAAGACCGCGGCGAAGAAGACCACGGCCAAGAAGGCCGCCACCAAGAAGACGGCGGCGACCAAGAAGACCGCGGCGAAGAAGACCACCGCCAAGAAGGCCCCGGCCAAGAAGGCGGCGGAGAAGACCGCCGCCCCGGCCCAGGACTGA
- a CDS encoding TIGR03936 family radical SAM-associated protein, with amino-acid sequence MQRIRLRYTKRGRLRFTSHRDFQRAFERALRRAEVPMAYSAGFTPHPKVSYANAAPTGTGSEAEYLEIALTEARDPETLRVLLDESLPAGLDITDAVEARTSGLADRLTASVWELRLEGVTVEDAEKAAEAFLAAESVEVQRKTKNGVRTFDARSAVTELTAAAPQGDPQGDRPLDSACAILRLVVRHVTPAVRPDDVLSGLRAVADLAPPVPAAVTRLAQGLFDEESGTVTDPLAPDREAVTAASTTAAATASATAPGAGTA; translated from the coding sequence GTGCAGCGCATCCGACTGCGCTACACCAAGCGCGGCCGCCTCCGGTTCACCAGCCACCGTGACTTCCAGCGCGCTTTCGAGCGTGCGCTGCGCCGTGCCGAGGTGCCCATGGCGTACTCGGCCGGCTTCACCCCGCACCCCAAGGTGTCGTACGCCAACGCCGCCCCCACGGGCACGGGCTCCGAGGCCGAGTACCTGGAGATCGCCCTCACCGAGGCGCGTGACCCGGAGACCCTGCGGGTCCTGCTCGACGAGTCCCTCCCGGCCGGCCTCGACATCACCGACGCCGTCGAGGCCCGCACCTCGGGTCTCGCCGACCGGCTCACCGCCTCCGTGTGGGAGCTGCGGCTCGAAGGCGTCACCGTCGAGGACGCGGAAAAGGCCGCCGAGGCGTTTCTCGCGGCCGAGTCCGTGGAAGTACAGCGCAAGACCAAGAACGGCGTCCGTACCTTCGACGCGCGTTCCGCGGTCACCGAGCTGACGGCAGCCGCTCCCCAGGGCGATCCCCAGGGTGATAGGCCGCTGGACAGCGCCTGTGCGATACTGCGCCTGGTTGTTCGGCACGTGACACCTGCCGTGCGACCCGACGACGTCCTGTCCGGTCTCCGAGCTGTGGCCGACCTGGCGCCGCCGGTCCCCGCTGCGGTGACCAGGCTGGCGCAGGGGCTCTTCGACGAGGAGTCCGGCACGGTGACCGACCCGCTCGCGCCCGACCGCGAGGCAGTCACGGCCGCATCTACCACGGCCGCCGCGACCGCTTCTGCGACGGCGCCGGGTGCCGGCACCGCGTAG
- a CDS encoding TIGR03960 family B12-binding radical SAM protein, producing the protein MSAAESVFPQLEALLPHVQKPIQYVGGELNSTVKPWESADVRWALMYPDAYEVGLPNQGVMILYEVLNEREGVLAERTYSVWPDLEELMREHGVPQFTVDSHRPVSAFDVFGLSFSTELGYTNMLTALDLAGIPLESKDRTVDHPIVLAGGHAAFNPEPIADFIDAAIIGDGEQAVLDMTEIIRAWKAEGRPGGREEVLFRLARTGSVYIPRFYDVEYLPDGRIGRVVPNKSGVPWRVSKHTVMDLDEWPYPKQPLVPLAETVHERMSVEIFRGCTRGCRFCQAGMITRPVRERSITGIGEMVEKGLKATGFEEVGLLSLSSADHSEIGDIAKGLADRYTEDKVGLSLPSTRVDAFNVDLANELTRNGRRSGLTFAPEGGSERMRKVINKMVSEEDLIRTVSTAYGNGWRQVKLYFMCGLPTETDEDVLQIADMAMNVIAEGRKVSGQNDIRCTVSIGGFVPKPHTPFQWAPQLSAEETDERLRKLRDKIRGDKKYGRSIGFRYHDGKPGIVEGLLSRGDRRIGAVIRAVYEDGGRFDGWREHFSYDRWMACAEKTLPEFGVDVAWYTTRERTYEEVLPWDHLDSGLDKDWLWEDWQDSLDETEVEDCRWTPCFDCGVCPQMDTHIQIGPTGKKLLPLTVVNQ; encoded by the coding sequence ATGTCTGCTGCCGAGTCTGTCTTCCCGCAGCTCGAAGCTCTGCTCCCGCACGTGCAGAAGCCGATTCAGTACGTCGGTGGAGAGCTGAACTCCACGGTCAAGCCGTGGGAGTCCGCCGATGTCCGCTGGGCGCTGATGTACCCGGACGCGTACGAGGTCGGTCTGCCCAACCAGGGCGTCATGATCCTGTACGAGGTGCTCAACGAGCGCGAGGGCGTCCTCGCCGAGCGCACCTACAGCGTCTGGCCGGACCTCGAGGAGCTGATGCGGGAGCACGGCGTCCCGCAGTTCACGGTCGACTCGCACCGCCCGGTCTCGGCGTTCGACGTCTTCGGCCTGAGCTTCTCCACCGAGCTCGGCTACACGAACATGCTCACCGCCCTCGACCTGGCAGGCATCCCGCTGGAGTCGAAGGACCGCACCGTCGACCACCCGATCGTCCTCGCGGGCGGCCACGCGGCCTTCAACCCGGAGCCGATCGCGGACTTCATCGACGCCGCGATCATCGGCGACGGCGAGCAGGCCGTCCTCGACATGACCGAGATCATCCGCGCCTGGAAGGCCGAGGGCAGGCCGGGCGGCCGCGAGGAGGTCCTCTTCCGCCTCGCGCGGACCGGCTCGGTGTACATCCCGCGGTTCTACGACGTGGAGTACCTGCCGGACGGCCGCATCGGCCGTGTCGTCCCCAACAAGTCGGGCGTCCCCTGGCGCGTGTCCAAGCACACCGTCATGGACCTCGACGAGTGGCCGTACCCCAAGCAGCCCCTCGTGCCGCTCGCGGAGACCGTCCACGAGCGCATGTCCGTCGAGATCTTCCGCGGCTGCACCCGCGGCTGCCGCTTCTGCCAGGCCGGCATGATCACGCGCCCCGTGCGGGAGCGAAGCATCACCGGCATCGGCGAGATGGTCGAGAAGGGCCTCAAGGCGACGGGCTTCGAGGAGGTCGGCCTCCTCTCGCTGTCCTCCGCGGACCACTCCGAGATCGGTGACATCGCGAAGGGCCTGGCGGACCGCTACACGGAGGACAAGGTGGGCCTGTCCCTCCCGTCCACCCGTGTCGACGCGTTCAACGTCGACCTGGCCAACGAGCTGACCCGCAACGGGCGCCGCTCCGGCCTCACCTTCGCCCCCGAGGGCGGCTCCGAGCGCATGCGCAAGGTCATCAACAAGATGGTCTCGGAGGAGGACCTCATCCGGACCGTCTCCACCGCGTACGGCAACGGCTGGCGCCAGGTGAAGCTGTACTTCATGTGCGGCCTGCCGACGGAGACCGACGAGGACGTCCTGCAGATCGCCGACATGGCGATGAACGTGATCGCCGAGGGCCGCAAGGTCTCCGGCCAGAACGACATCCGCTGCACCGTCTCCATCGGCGGCTTCGTGCCCAAGCCGCACACCCCCTTCCAGTGGGCCCCGCAGCTGTCGGCCGAGGAGACGGACGAGCGGCTGCGCAAGCTCCGCGACAAGATCCGCGGCGACAAGAAGTACGGCCGCTCGATCGGCTTCCGCTACCACGACGGCAAGCCCGGCATCGTCGAGGGCCTCCTCTCCCGCGGCGACCGCCGCATCGGCGCGGTCATCCGCGCGGTGTACGAGGACGGCGGCCGCTTCGACGGCTGGCGTGAGCACTTCTCGTACGACCGCTGGATGGCCTGCGCCGAGAAGACGCTGCCCGAGTTCGGCGTCGACGTCGCCTGGTACACCACCCGCGAGCGCACCTACGAGGAGGTCCTGCCCTGGGACCACCTGGACTCCGGTCTCGACAAGGACTGGCTCTGGGAGGACTGGCAGGACTCGCTCGACGAGACCGAGGTCGAGGACTGCCGCTGGACCCCGTGCTTCGACTGCGGCGTCTGCCCGCAGATGGACACCCACATCCAGATCGGCCCCACCGGCAAGAAGCTGCTGCCGCTGACGGTCGTCAACCAGTAA
- a CDS encoding CYTH and CHAD domain-containing protein gives MADTKREIERKYEATPRTALPDLTRAAGVASVTDEGVTELDAVYYDTPDLRLAADALTLRRRTGGADAGWHLKFPVASGIRDEIRAPLSDTLPRSLAGLLRSRVRDGEVVPVVRLRSARDVRHLHDADGALLAELSVDAVHAERLTGGGETAWTEIEVELADDTDPAILDAVEKRLRKAGIRPSDAPSKLARALAETGPEPQAPPVQPGTPGTAGAAVLAYVRAQVDAIVAHDPAVRRDLPDAVHQLRVACRRLRSAFKTYRKVLDREVTDPIGEELKWLAGELGVARDQEVLDERLRARLDDLPRTLLLGPARARLRRRDAAHGRNARRQVLAALDSARYLDLLGRLDALLAGPPLRADAEGTAHGVLAAAVRKDHDRLARRIGRAVALDPGHERDLALHEARKAAKRARYAAEAARPTLGKPARKLAKRVKAVQSLLGEHQDAVVARDALRELAIVAHGAGESAFTWGLLYGREEAAADAAERELPAVWARASAPELTAALTR, from the coding sequence ATGGCGGACACGAAGCGAGAGATCGAGCGGAAGTACGAAGCCACTCCCCGGACCGCGCTCCCGGACCTGACCCGGGCGGCCGGGGTGGCCTCCGTCACGGACGAGGGCGTCACCGAACTCGACGCCGTCTACTACGACACCCCCGACCTGCGGCTCGCCGCCGACGCACTCACCCTGCGGCGCCGCACCGGGGGAGCCGACGCCGGCTGGCACCTCAAGTTCCCCGTCGCCTCCGGCATCCGCGACGAGATCAGAGCCCCGCTCTCGGACACGCTCCCGCGGTCCCTGGCGGGGCTCCTGCGTTCCCGGGTCCGCGACGGCGAGGTCGTCCCCGTCGTCCGGCTCCGCTCCGCCCGCGACGTCCGCCACCTCCACGACGCCGACGGCGCCCTCCTCGCCGAACTCTCCGTGGACGCCGTCCACGCCGAACGCCTCACCGGCGGCGGCGAGACCGCCTGGACCGAGATCGAGGTCGAACTCGCCGACGACACCGACCCGGCGATCCTCGACGCCGTCGAGAAACGCCTCAGGAAGGCCGGCATCCGGCCCTCGGACGCGCCGTCGAAACTGGCCCGGGCCCTCGCCGAGACCGGTCCCGAACCCCAGGCGCCCCCGGTCCAGCCCGGGACCCCCGGCACCGCCGGAGCCGCCGTCCTCGCCTACGTACGCGCACAGGTCGACGCGATCGTCGCCCACGACCCCGCCGTACGCCGGGACCTCCCCGACGCCGTCCACCAGCTGCGGGTCGCCTGCCGCCGGCTGCGCAGCGCCTTCAAGACCTACCGCAAGGTCCTCGACCGGGAGGTCACCGACCCGATCGGCGAGGAGCTGAAGTGGCTCGCCGGCGAGCTCGGGGTCGCCCGGGACCAGGAAGTCCTCGACGAACGGCTCCGCGCCCGCCTCGACGACCTGCCCCGCACCCTCCTCCTCGGCCCGGCCCGCGCCCGGCTCCGCCGACGCGACGCCGCCCACGGCCGGAACGCCCGGCGCCAGGTCCTCGCCGCCCTCGACTCCGCCCGCTACCTCGACCTCCTCGGCCGGCTCGACGCGCTCCTCGCCGGCCCGCCCCTGCGCGCGGACGCCGAAGGCACCGCCCACGGCGTCCTCGCCGCCGCCGTCCGCAAGGACCACGACCGCCTCGCCCGCCGGATCGGGCGCGCCGTCGCCCTCGACCCCGGCCACGAGCGCGACCTCGCCCTCCACGAGGCCCGCAAGGCCGCCAAACGCGCCCGGTACGCGGCGGAGGCAGCCCGCCCCACCCTCGGGAAACCCGCCAGGAAACTGGCGAAGCGGGTCAAGGCCGTGCAGAGCCTGCTCGGCGAGCACCAGGACGCCGTGGTCGCCCGCGACGCCCTGCGCGAGCTCGCGATCGTCGCCCACGGGGCCGGCGAATCGGCCTTCACCTGGGGACTTCTGTACGGCCGCGAGGAGGCGGCCGCCGACGCGGCCGAACGCGAGCTCCCCGCGGTCTGGGCCAGGGCGTCGGCCCCGGAACTCACGGCGGCTCTGACCCGCTGA
- the rodA gene encoding rod shape-determining protein RodA: MTAPHGFSVSRYAPERGTLAKLTARDSVLRRLDWPILLSALALSFIGALLVWSATRGRTELNQGDPYYFLFRHALNTGIGVALMIGTIWLGHRTLRGAVPVLYGLSVLLILAVLTPLGATINGAHAWIVIGGGFSLQPSEFVKITIILVMAMLLAAKVDAGDQLHPDHRTVAKALALAALPMGIVMLMPDLGSVMVMAVIVLGVLLASGASNRWVLGLIGAGIGGAVLVTALGMLDEYQINRFAAFANPDLDPAGVGYNTNQARIAIGSGGLLGAGLFKGSQTTGQFVPEQQTDFVFTVAGEELGFVGAGLILVLLGVVLWRACRIARETTELYGTVVAAGIIAWFAFQSFENIGMTLGIMPVAGLPLPFVSYGGSSMFAVWVAIGLLQSIRVQRPMTA; this comes from the coding sequence ATGACCGCACCCCACGGCTTCTCCGTCTCCCGGTACGCCCCCGAACGCGGCACGCTCGCCAAGCTGACCGCCCGCGACTCGGTGCTCCGCCGCCTCGACTGGCCGATACTGCTCTCCGCGCTCGCGCTCTCCTTCATCGGCGCGCTGCTCGTCTGGTCCGCCACCCGCGGCCGCACCGAGCTCAACCAGGGCGACCCCTACTACTTCCTGTTCCGGCACGCGCTCAACACCGGAATCGGCGTCGCCCTGATGATCGGCACGATCTGGCTCGGCCACCGCACCCTGCGCGGCGCGGTCCCGGTCCTCTACGGCCTGTCCGTCCTGCTGATCCTCGCCGTCCTCACCCCGCTCGGCGCCACCATCAACGGCGCCCACGCGTGGATCGTCATCGGCGGCGGCTTCTCCCTCCAGCCCAGCGAGTTCGTGAAGATCACGATCATCCTGGTGATGGCGATGCTGCTGGCCGCGAAGGTCGACGCCGGCGACCAGCTCCACCCCGACCACCGCACCGTCGCCAAGGCCCTCGCCCTGGCCGCGCTCCCGATGGGCATCGTCATGCTGATGCCCGACCTCGGCTCGGTCATGGTCATGGCCGTCATCGTGCTCGGCGTGCTCCTCGCCTCCGGCGCCTCCAACCGCTGGGTCCTCGGCCTGATCGGCGCCGGCATCGGAGGCGCGGTCCTGGTCACCGCGCTCGGCATGCTCGACGAGTACCAGATCAACCGCTTCGCGGCCTTCGCCAACCCCGACCTCGACCCGGCGGGCGTCGGCTACAACACCAACCAGGCCAGGATCGCGATCGGCTCCGGCGGCCTCCTCGGCGCCGGACTCTTCAAGGGCTCCCAGACCACCGGCCAGTTCGTGCCCGAACAGCAGACCGACTTCGTCTTCACCGTGGCCGGCGAGGAACTCGGCTTCGTCGGCGCCGGCCTGATCCTGGTGCTCCTCGGCGTCGTCCTCTGGCGCGCCTGCCGGATCGCCCGCGAGACCACCGAGCTCTACGGCACGGTCGTCGCGGCCGGCATCATCGCCTGGTTCGCCTTCCAGTCCTTCGAGAACATCGGCATGACCCTCGGCATCATGCCGGTCGCCGGACTGCCGCTGCCGTTCGTCTCCTACGGCGGATCGTCGATGTTCGCCGTATGGGTGGCGATCGGACTGCTCCAGTCGATCAGGGTGCAGCGGCCGATGACGGCCTGA